From the Nodularia sp. NIES-3585 genome, one window contains:
- a CDS encoding cell division protein FtsQ/DivIB: MAGIVSVSRKDLVQRRQKIRRQRQMTIIQAIWRTLATSGIAGGLVWVALQPIWLLNTPQQVVMKSGDQLLSAAAIESLLVISYPQSLWRIQPNAIADSLKQQPTIAQATVNRRLFPPGLNIEIQERIPVAIAQIPKKRSPAGLLDASGVLIPVEKYTLVNPSIKLPSLKVVGTPEQYRSYWSQLYPSLSQSSVKIMEIDWQNPTNLILKTELGNVHLGTISPQLSEQIKVLAQMRSLSAKIDFSQINYIDLKNPASPLVHMNQNN; this comes from the coding sequence ATGGCTGGCATAGTATCAGTTTCCCGAAAGGATTTAGTCCAGCGCCGTCAAAAAATACGTCGGCAGCGGCAAATGACAATCATTCAGGCTATTTGGCGAACTCTTGCCACTAGTGGAATAGCTGGTGGTTTGGTGTGGGTGGCACTCCAACCAATATGGTTGCTAAATACTCCCCAGCAAGTAGTGATGAAATCAGGCGATCAATTACTATCGGCAGCAGCAATTGAGTCATTACTGGTGATATCCTATCCTCAGTCTTTATGGCGAATTCAACCGAATGCGATCGCCGACTCTTTGAAGCAACAACCGACTATTGCACAAGCAACTGTGAATCGCCGCCTTTTTCCTCCTGGATTAAACATCGAAATCCAGGAGAGAATACCTGTGGCCATAGCTCAGATACCCAAAAAACGTTCCCCTGCGGGTTTATTAGATGCTAGTGGCGTTTTGATCCCCGTAGAAAAATACACATTAGTTAATCCCAGCATCAAACTGCCAAGTCTCAAAGTTGTGGGAACACCAGAACAATATCGCTCATATTGGAGTCAACTTTATCCTTCACTAAGTCAAAGTTCCGTGAAAATCATGGAAATTGATTGGCAAAATCCAACAAATCTGATTTTAAAAACAGAACTAGGAAATGTACATCTTGGCACTATTAGTCCTCAGTTAAGCGAACAAATTAAGGTACTCGCCCAAATGCGATCTTTATCTGCAAAAATTGATTTTAGTCAAATAAACTATATCGATTTGAAAAATCCGGCATCTCCATTAGTACATATGAACCAAAATAATTAA